One Solanum lycopersicum chromosome 2, SLM_r2.1 genomic region harbors:
- the LOC101254259 gene encoding uncharacterized GPI-anchored protein At1g61900 isoform X3 codes for MRGGVSQSFKLYLLHVFLLLLYLQDSSCGSVNSLKGSLNMDRKEDTLLPEISPTASPQPFLPLLAPSPWAPFTNSTLPKLSGLCTLKFDAVERMMGVTSIDCVAPFAEYLANVMCCPQLEATLVILIGQSSKFTNMLALNGTVAKHCLSDFQQILVSQGANDTLQHICSLHPSNLTEGSCPVKGVHEFETTVDSSSLLAACGKIDLVNECCEQTCQNAISEAAKKLALKAYDLLSTESAEVLTDHSTRVNDCRSIVHRWLASKLDPNGAKDVLRGLSNCKNNKVCPLVFPNTSHVTEACGDGMNNQTACCDTIESYVSHLQRQSFVTNLQALGCAASFGLKLQKANVSKNIYKLCHISLKDFSVQVSGCLLPSLPSDAVLDQSSGISFVCDLNDNIPAPWPSLSHLPVSSCNKSVKIPALPAAASGQLSLNSLSIGSHLRLLALTALGSLFYT; via the exons ATGAGAGGTGGGGTGTCTCAAAGTTTCAAGCTTTACCTTCTCCATGTGTTCCTACTGCTGCTTT ACCTCCAGGACTCCAGTTGCGGTTCAGTGAATTCTCTCAAGGGTTCTTTAAACATGGACAGAAAGGAGGACACTTTGTTGCCTGAGATCTCCCCAACTGCTTCTCCTCAGCCCTTTCTCCCTCTTTTGGCACCTTCTCCGTGGGCACCTTTTACAAACAGCACTTTACCAAAATTATCGG GACTCTGTACGCTGAAATTTGATGCTGTGGAAAGAATGATGGGTGTGACATCAATTGATTGTGTTGCTCCATTTGCGGAGTATCTAGCTAATGTCATGTGTTGCCCACAACTTGAAGCAACTCTGGTTATTCTTATTGGGCAGTCTAGTAAATTCACAAATATGCTTGCTTTAAATGGCACAGTTGCAAAGCATTGCCTTTCAGATTTTCAGCAAATTCTGGTGAGCCAGGGTGCCAATGATACTTTACAGCACATATGCTCTCTCCATCCATCAAATCTGACAGAAGGTTCTTGCCCAGTCAAAGGTGTTCATGAGTTTGAAACCACAGTGGACTCATCTAGCCTACTTGCTGCCTGTGGGAAGATTGACCTTGTGAATGAGTGCTGTGAGCAAACTTGTCAAAATGCTATATCAGAAGCTGCTAAAAAACTTGCACTAAAAGCATATGATCTTCTGAGCACGGAAAGTGCTGAGGTGCTGACTGACCACTCGACTAGGGTTAATGATTGCAGAAGTATTGTACACCGCTGGCTGGCAAGTAAACTTGACCCTAATGGTGCAAAAGATGTTCTTAGGGGACTATCTAAttgcaaaaataataaag TGTGCCCTCTGGTGTTCCCAAATACGAGTCATGTTACAGAAGCTTGTGGAGATGGAATGAATAACCAAACAGCATGCTGTGATACCATTGAGAGCTATGTCTCCCACTTACAAAGGCAGAGTTTTGTAACCAACTTGCAAGCTTTGGGTTGCGCTGCATCATTTGGACTCAAGTTACAGAAAGCCAATGTGagcaaaaatatatacaaacttTGTCACATTAGCCTCAAGGACTTCTCTGTGCAAG TTTCTGGGTGTCTTTTGCCTAGTCTACCATCAGATGCTGTACTTGACCAAAGTTCGGGGATCAGCTTCGTCTGTGATTTGAACGATAACATTCCAGCCCCTTGGCCATCTCTCTCTCACTTACCAGTTTCCTCATGCAATAAAT CTGTGAAAATTCCTGCACTTCCTGCGGCAGCATCTGGCCAGCTCA GTCTGAATAGCTTGAGCATCGGGTCTCATCTGcgtctcttagccttgacggcTCTTGGAAGCCTCTTTTATACTTAA
- the LOC101254259 gene encoding uncharacterized GPI-anchored protein At1g61900 isoform X1, with translation MRGGVSQSFKLYLLHVFLLLLYLQDSSCGSVNSLKGSLNMDRKEDTLLPEISPTASPQPFLPLLAPSPWAPFTNSTLPKLSGLCTLKFDAVERMMGVTSIDCVAPFAEYLANVMCCPQLEATLVILIGQSSKFTNMLALNGTVAKHCLSDFQQILVSQGANDTLQHICSLHPSNLTEGSCPVKGVHEFETTVDSSSLLAACGKIDLVNECCEQTCQNAISEAAKKLALKAYDLLSTESAEVLTDHSTRVNDCRSIVHRWLASKLDPNGAKDVLRGLSNCKNNKVCPLVFPNTSHVTEACGDGMNNQTACCDTIESYVSHLQRQSFVTNLQALGCAASFGLKLQKANVSKNIYKLCHISLKDFSVQVAPEVSGCLLPSLPSDAVLDQSSGISFVCDLNDNIPAPWPSLSHLPVSSCNKSVKIPALPAAASGQLSLNSLSIGSHLRLLALTALGSLFYT, from the exons ATGAGAGGTGGGGTGTCTCAAAGTTTCAAGCTTTACCTTCTCCATGTGTTCCTACTGCTGCTTT ACCTCCAGGACTCCAGTTGCGGTTCAGTGAATTCTCTCAAGGGTTCTTTAAACATGGACAGAAAGGAGGACACTTTGTTGCCTGAGATCTCCCCAACTGCTTCTCCTCAGCCCTTTCTCCCTCTTTTGGCACCTTCTCCGTGGGCACCTTTTACAAACAGCACTTTACCAAAATTATCGG GACTCTGTACGCTGAAATTTGATGCTGTGGAAAGAATGATGGGTGTGACATCAATTGATTGTGTTGCTCCATTTGCGGAGTATCTAGCTAATGTCATGTGTTGCCCACAACTTGAAGCAACTCTGGTTATTCTTATTGGGCAGTCTAGTAAATTCACAAATATGCTTGCTTTAAATGGCACAGTTGCAAAGCATTGCCTTTCAGATTTTCAGCAAATTCTGGTGAGCCAGGGTGCCAATGATACTTTACAGCACATATGCTCTCTCCATCCATCAAATCTGACAGAAGGTTCTTGCCCAGTCAAAGGTGTTCATGAGTTTGAAACCACAGTGGACTCATCTAGCCTACTTGCTGCCTGTGGGAAGATTGACCTTGTGAATGAGTGCTGTGAGCAAACTTGTCAAAATGCTATATCAGAAGCTGCTAAAAAACTTGCACTAAAAGCATATGATCTTCTGAGCACGGAAAGTGCTGAGGTGCTGACTGACCACTCGACTAGGGTTAATGATTGCAGAAGTATTGTACACCGCTGGCTGGCAAGTAAACTTGACCCTAATGGTGCAAAAGATGTTCTTAGGGGACTATCTAAttgcaaaaataataaag TGTGCCCTCTGGTGTTCCCAAATACGAGTCATGTTACAGAAGCTTGTGGAGATGGAATGAATAACCAAACAGCATGCTGTGATACCATTGAGAGCTATGTCTCCCACTTACAAAGGCAGAGTTTTGTAACCAACTTGCAAGCTTTGGGTTGCGCTGCATCATTTGGACTCAAGTTACAGAAAGCCAATGTGagcaaaaatatatacaaacttTGTCACATTAGCCTCAAGGACTTCTCTGTGCAAG TTGCACCCGAAG TTTCTGGGTGTCTTTTGCCTAGTCTACCATCAGATGCTGTACTTGACCAAAGTTCGGGGATCAGCTTCGTCTGTGATTTGAACGATAACATTCCAGCCCCTTGGCCATCTCTCTCTCACTTACCAGTTTCCTCATGCAATAAAT CTGTGAAAATTCCTGCACTTCCTGCGGCAGCATCTGGCCAGCTCA GTCTGAATAGCTTGAGCATCGGGTCTCATCTGcgtctcttagccttgacggcTCTTGGAAGCCTCTTTTATACTTAA
- the LOC101253959 gene encoding protein S40-5, protein MAKGRKLATSRSEMLLGNYPSYRNGTATVNGSSELGEDDVWATVDDMDDHDSRGEWSPRAAAEGNNGYVNRKVQQSDHHHHSHRGRQVGGLSLAFDDSGKTASPRILHQFRGQDAPSPRVAHMATSAPVNVPDWSKIYRVNSVESLHDSDDGVDDHDSEMVPPHEYIARSRNSNAHSVFEGVGRTLKGRDLSRVRDAVWSQTGFDG, encoded by the coding sequence ATGGCAAAGGGTCGGAAACTGGCCACGAGTCGCAGTGAAATGTTATTAGGAAACTACCCAAGCTATAGAAATGGAACTGCAACAGTCAACGGTTCCTCCGAACTAGGAGAAGATGATGTCTGGGCAACGGTTGATGACATGGATGATCACGATTCAAGGGGCGAGTGGAGTCCACGCGCCGCCGCTGAGGGTAACAACGGATACGTGAACCGTAAGGTCCAACAATCCGACCACCACCACCACAGCCACCGCGGGCGCCAGGTTGGGGGCTTGTCATTGGCTTTCGATGATTCAGGTAAAACGGCATCTCCTCGAATCTTGCACCAGTTTCGCGGACAAGACGCGCCATCCCCACGTGTGGCACACATGGCCACGTCAGCACCTGTGAATGTCCCTGATTGGTCTAAAATATACCGAGTTAACTCGGTTGAATCGTTGCATGACTCGGACGATGGTGTTGATGATCATGACTCGGAGATGGTTCCGCCGCATGAATACATTGCTCGGAGCCGGAACTCGAACGCTCACTCGGTGTTTGAAGGTGTGGGCCGTACGTTAAAGGGTCGGGACTTGAGCCGGGTCCGAGATGCTGTGTGGAGCCAGACCGGGTTCGATGGCTGA
- the LOC101254259 gene encoding uncharacterized GPI-anchored protein At1g61900 isoform X4, translated as MMGVTSIDCVAPFAEYLANVMCCPQLEATLVILIGQSSKFTNMLALNGTVAKHCLSDFQQILVSQGANDTLQHICSLHPSNLTEGSCPVKGVHEFETTVDSSSLLAACGKIDLVNECCEQTCQNAISEAAKKLALKAYDLLSTESAEVLTDHSTRVNDCRSIVHRWLASKLDPNGAKDVLRGLSNCKNNKVCPLVFPNTSHVTEACGDGMNNQTACCDTIESYVSHLQRQSFVTNLQALGCAASFGLKLQKANVSKNIYKLCHISLKDFSVQVAPEVSGCLLPSLPSDAVLDQSSGISFVCDLNDNIPAPWPSLSHLPVSSCNKSVKIPALPAAASGQLSLNSLSIGSHLRLLALTALGSLFYT; from the exons ATGATGGGTGTGACATCAATTGATTGTGTTGCTCCATTTGCGGAGTATCTAGCTAATGTCATGTGTTGCCCACAACTTGAAGCAACTCTGGTTATTCTTATTGGGCAGTCTAGTAAATTCACAAATATGCTTGCTTTAAATGGCACAGTTGCAAAGCATTGCCTTTCAGATTTTCAGCAAATTCTGGTGAGCCAGGGTGCCAATGATACTTTACAGCACATATGCTCTCTCCATCCATCAAATCTGACAGAAGGTTCTTGCCCAGTCAAAGGTGTTCATGAGTTTGAAACCACAGTGGACTCATCTAGCCTACTTGCTGCCTGTGGGAAGATTGACCTTGTGAATGAGTGCTGTGAGCAAACTTGTCAAAATGCTATATCAGAAGCTGCTAAAAAACTTGCACTAAAAGCATATGATCTTCTGAGCACGGAAAGTGCTGAGGTGCTGACTGACCACTCGACTAGGGTTAATGATTGCAGAAGTATTGTACACCGCTGGCTGGCAAGTAAACTTGACCCTAATGGTGCAAAAGATGTTCTTAGGGGACTATCTAAttgcaaaaataataaag TGTGCCCTCTGGTGTTCCCAAATACGAGTCATGTTACAGAAGCTTGTGGAGATGGAATGAATAACCAAACAGCATGCTGTGATACCATTGAGAGCTATGTCTCCCACTTACAAAGGCAGAGTTTTGTAACCAACTTGCAAGCTTTGGGTTGCGCTGCATCATTTGGACTCAAGTTACAGAAAGCCAATGTGagcaaaaatatatacaaacttTGTCACATTAGCCTCAAGGACTTCTCTGTGCAAG TTGCACCCGAAG TTTCTGGGTGTCTTTTGCCTAGTCTACCATCAGATGCTGTACTTGACCAAAGTTCGGGGATCAGCTTCGTCTGTGATTTGAACGATAACATTCCAGCCCCTTGGCCATCTCTCTCTCACTTACCAGTTTCCTCATGCAATAAAT CTGTGAAAATTCCTGCACTTCCTGCGGCAGCATCTGGCCAGCTCA GTCTGAATAGCTTGAGCATCGGGTCTCATCTGcgtctcttagccttgacggcTCTTGGAAGCCTCTTTTATACTTAA
- the LOC101254554 gene encoding protein DETOXIFICATION 40 has protein sequence MDECKGSSEPLIEEKEATVEHVSSELEDILLDARLSHFQRLRRASAVEFSNLFRLAAPAIIVYLLNNVTSVSTQIFCGHLGNLELAAASLGNEGIQLLAYGVMLGMGSAVETLCGQAYGAHKYETLGIYLQRSTILLMLSGIPIMVAYLYSKPILILLGESEKVASAAALFVYGLIPQIFAYAANFPIQKFLQAQSIVNPSAYIAAATLVLHLFLTWIVLYVFKWGLFGGAMVLSISWWIVVIAQFMYILWSDKCRKTWNGFSSQAFSGLWDFFKLSAASSVMLCLETWYFQILVLVAGLLPNPEVALDSLAVCNTILGWVFMVAAGFNAAASVRVSNELGAGHPKSASFSVLVVTLSSFVIAVVAAIIVMMFRDVMSYAFTGGETIAKATSELAPLLAASIILNGIQPVLSGVAVGCGWQGFVAYVNVGCYYVVGIPLGALLGFHFKLEAKGLWLGMFGGTAMQTLILVWATFTTNWEEEVEKTKNRLVKWQDSSKIPLLNES, from the exons ATGGATGAGTGTAAGGGGTCAAGTGAACCTTTAATAGAAGAGAAAGAAGCAACAGTGGAACATGTAAGCTCCGAGCTTGAAGACATATTGTTGGACGCAAGATTGTCGCATTTTCAGCGGCTTAGACGGGCATCTGCCGTTGAATTCAGTAATCTGTTTCGACTAGCAGCTCCAGCAATCATTGTTTATTTGCTCAACAATGTTACGTCTGTGTCTACTCAAATATTCTGTGGTCATCTTGGTAATCTTGAACTTGCTGCTGCTTCACTTGGCAATGAAGGTATTCAACTCTTGGCTTATGGCGTCATG TTAGGGATGGGGAGTGCAGTGGAGACACTATGTGGGCAAGCATATGGAGCTCACAAGTATGAAACATTGGGAATATATCTTCAAAGATCGACAATTCTGCTTATGTTATCTGGAATACCGATTATGGTGGCTTACTTATATTCAAAGCCAATTTTAATCTTACTAGGAGAATCAGAGAAAGTTGCATCAGCAGCTGCATTATTCGTTTATGGTTTAATTCCTCAAATATTTGCTTACGCTGCCAATTTTCCCATACAAAAGTTCTTGCAAGCGCAAAGCATAGTGAATCCTAGTGCGTATATAGCAGCAGCTACATTAGTCCTCCATCTATTCTTAACATGGATTGTGCTATATGTATTCAAGTGGGGATTATTCGGAGGAGCGATGGTTCTAAGTATTTCATGGTGGATAGTAGTCATTGCACAATTTATGTACATATTGTGGAGCGATAAATGTAGGAAAACGTGGAATGGATTTAGTTCGCAAGCATTTTCTGGGTTGTGGGATTTTTTTAAGTTGTCAGCTGCTTCATCTGTGATGTTGTGCTTGGAGACTTGGtactttcagattttggtttTAGTTGCTGGTTTGCTTCCAAATCCTGAAGTGGCATTAGACTCTCTAGCTGTTTG CAATACAATTCTTGGATGGGTGTTCATGGTAGCTGCTGGGTTCAATGCGGCAGCAAG TGTGAGGGTGAGCAATGAGTTGGGAGCAGGGCATCCGAAATCAGCCTCATTTTCAGTTTTGGTGGTGACGTTAAGCTCATTTGTGATTGCTGTAGTGGCAGCCATAATAGTGATGATGTTTCGCGATGTGATGAGTTATGCATTCACTGGAGGCGAAACTATTGCTAAAGCAACTTCAGAACTTGCACCACTCTTGGCTGCCTCTATAATTCTTAATGGCATTCAGCCTGTTTTATCTG GCGTGGCTGTTGGATGTGGATGGCAAGGTTTTGTGGCATACGTTAACGTGGGATGTTACTACGTAGTTGGTATTCCATTGGGTGCTCTTCTTGGGTTTCACTTCAAACTCGAAGCTAAG GGATTATGGCTGGGCATGTTTGGTGGAACAGCAATGCAAACTCTTATCTTAGTATGGGCCACTTTTACAACCAATTGGGAAGAAGAG gtGGAGAAAACGAAAAATCGATTAGTTAAGTGGCAAGACAGCAGTAAAATACCATTATTAAATGAATCATGA
- the LOC101254860 gene encoding protein DETOXIFICATION 40 — translation MGRIMESEAEKPLLAAHGASSELEEVLSDFQLPYFQRLRSAFWIEFQLLFRLAAPAVAVYLINNAMSMSTRIFSGQLGNLQLAAASLGNQGIQLCAYGLMLGMGSAVETLCGQAYGANRYDMLGVYLQRSTIVLSITGIPLAVVYIFSKNILLALGESKLVASEAAVFVYGLIPQIFAYAVNFPIQKFLQSQSIVAPSAYISLGTLFAHLLLSWIAVYKIGLGLIGASLVLSLSWWIIVSAQFIYILRSERCKNTWTGFRWEAFRGLWEFVKLSAASAVMLCLETWYFQILVLLSGLLKHPELALDSISVCMAVNGLMFMVSVGFNAAASVRVSNELGAAHPKSAAFSVFVVTLISFLIAVVEAIVVLCLRNVISYAFTEGEIVANAVSDLCPFLAVTLILNGVQPVLSGVAVGCGWQAFVAYVNVGCYYGVGIPLGCLLGFKYDLGAKGIWTGMIGGTVMQTFILIWFTFRTDWNKEVEKAKERLDKWENVKEPLSKK, via the exons ATGGGAAGAATTATGGAGTCTGAAGCTGAGAAGCCTTTATTGGCTGCTCATGGGGCTAGCTCTGAGCTCGAGGAGGTGCTATCCGATTTCCAATTACCTTACTTTCAACGACTTAGGTCCGCCTTTTGGATCGAATTCCAGTTACTGTTTCGACTTGCAGCACCTGCAGTGGCTGTGTACTTGATCAATAATGCTATGTCCATGTCTACTCGAATCTTTTCGGGTCAACTTGGGAACCTTCAGCTTGCTGCAGCCTCTCTTGGAAATCAAGGCATCCAATTATGTGCTTATGGACTTATG CTAGGAATGGGAAGTGCAGTGGAAACTCTTTGTGGACAAGCATATGGAGCTAATAGATATGATATGCTAGGAGTTTACCTACAAAGATCAACAATAGTACTTTCTATAACAGGCATCCCACTAGCTGTGGTATATATATTTTCCAAGAACATACTGCTCGCGCTTGGTGAATCGAAACTAGTTGCATCAGAAGCAGCAGTATTTGTGTATGGTCTAATCCCTCAAATATTCGCTTACGCGGTGAACTTCCCCATACAGAAGTTCTTGCAATCTCAGAGTATTGTAGCACCTAGTGCCTATATTTCACTAGGGACTTTGTTTGCACACTTATTGCTGAGTTGGATTGCTGTATACAAAATTGGACTGGGATTGATAGGGGCATCACTGGTGCTGAGTCTTTCTTGGTGGATTATTGTGTCAGCTCAGTTTATATACATATTGAGAAGTGAAAGGTGTAAGAATACTTGGACAGGTTTTCGATGGGAGGCCTTTAGAGGATTATGGGAATTTGTGAAGTTATCGGCTGCTTCAGCTGTTATGTTGTGTTTGGAGACATGGTATTTTCAAATTCTAGTGTTGCTTTCAGGTTTACTCAAGCATCCTGAGCTTGCATTGGATTCTATCTCAGTTTG cATGGCAGTGAATgggctgatgttcatggtttCAGTGGGATTCAATGCTGCTGCTAG TGTGAGAGTGAGCAATGAGCTAGGAGCAGCACATCCAAAGTCAGCAGCATTCTCAGTGTTTGTGGTGACGTTAATTTCATTTCTCATAGCTGTGGTGGAAGCTATAGTTGTGCTATGTTTGCGCAATGTTATCAGCTATGCATTCACTGAGGGTGAAATTGTGGCCAATGCAGTTTCTGATTTGTGCCCTTTTTTAGCTGTCACACTTATTCTTAATGGCGTTCAACCAGTCTTGTCTG GTGTTGCTGTTGGTTGTGGATGGCAGGCATTTGTTGCATACGTGAATGTGGGGTGTTATTATGGTGTAGGAATTCCATTGGGATGTCTTCTTGGCTTCAAATATGACCTTGGTGCTAAG GGTATATGGACTGGGATGATTGGAGGGACTGTCATGCAAACCTTCATTCTGATTTGGTTCACATTCCGTACAGATTGGAACAAAGAG gtAGAGAAAGCTAAAGAACGTTTAGACAAATGGGAGAATGTAAAAGAACCTCTAAGCAAGAAATGA
- the LOC101254259 gene encoding uncharacterized GPI-anchored protein At1g61900 isoform X2, with amino-acid sequence MRGGVSQSFKLYLLHVFLLLLYLQDSSCGSVNSLKGSLNMDRKEDTLLPEISPTASPQPFLPLLAPSPWAPFTNSTLPKLSGLCTLKFDAVERMMGVTSIDCVAPFAEYLANVMCCPQLEATLVILIGQSSKFTNMLALNGTVAKHCLSDFQQILVSQGANDTLQHICSLHPSNLTEGSCPVKGVHEFETTVDSSSLLAACGKIDLVNECCEQTCQNAISEAAKKLALKAYDLLSTESAEVLTDHSTRVNDCRSIVHRWLASKLDPNGAKDVLRGLSNCKNNKVCPLVFPNTSHVTEACGDGMNNQTACCDTIESYVSHLQRQSFVTNLQALGCAASFGLKLQKANVSKNIYKLCHISLKDFSVQVVSGCLLPSLPSDAVLDQSSGISFVCDLNDNIPAPWPSLSHLPVSSCNKSVKIPALPAAASGQLSLNSLSIGSHLRLLALTALGSLFYT; translated from the exons ATGAGAGGTGGGGTGTCTCAAAGTTTCAAGCTTTACCTTCTCCATGTGTTCCTACTGCTGCTTT ACCTCCAGGACTCCAGTTGCGGTTCAGTGAATTCTCTCAAGGGTTCTTTAAACATGGACAGAAAGGAGGACACTTTGTTGCCTGAGATCTCCCCAACTGCTTCTCCTCAGCCCTTTCTCCCTCTTTTGGCACCTTCTCCGTGGGCACCTTTTACAAACAGCACTTTACCAAAATTATCGG GACTCTGTACGCTGAAATTTGATGCTGTGGAAAGAATGATGGGTGTGACATCAATTGATTGTGTTGCTCCATTTGCGGAGTATCTAGCTAATGTCATGTGTTGCCCACAACTTGAAGCAACTCTGGTTATTCTTATTGGGCAGTCTAGTAAATTCACAAATATGCTTGCTTTAAATGGCACAGTTGCAAAGCATTGCCTTTCAGATTTTCAGCAAATTCTGGTGAGCCAGGGTGCCAATGATACTTTACAGCACATATGCTCTCTCCATCCATCAAATCTGACAGAAGGTTCTTGCCCAGTCAAAGGTGTTCATGAGTTTGAAACCACAGTGGACTCATCTAGCCTACTTGCTGCCTGTGGGAAGATTGACCTTGTGAATGAGTGCTGTGAGCAAACTTGTCAAAATGCTATATCAGAAGCTGCTAAAAAACTTGCACTAAAAGCATATGATCTTCTGAGCACGGAAAGTGCTGAGGTGCTGACTGACCACTCGACTAGGGTTAATGATTGCAGAAGTATTGTACACCGCTGGCTGGCAAGTAAACTTGACCCTAATGGTGCAAAAGATGTTCTTAGGGGACTATCTAAttgcaaaaataataaag TGTGCCCTCTGGTGTTCCCAAATACGAGTCATGTTACAGAAGCTTGTGGAGATGGAATGAATAACCAAACAGCATGCTGTGATACCATTGAGAGCTATGTCTCCCACTTACAAAGGCAGAGTTTTGTAACCAACTTGCAAGCTTTGGGTTGCGCTGCATCATTTGGACTCAAGTTACAGAAAGCCAATGTGagcaaaaatatatacaaacttTGTCACATTAGCCTCAAGGACTTCTCTGTGCAAG TAGTTTCTGGGTGTCTTTTGCCTAGTCTACCATCAGATGCTGTACTTGACCAAAGTTCGGGGATCAGCTTCGTCTGTGATTTGAACGATAACATTCCAGCCCCTTGGCCATCTCTCTCTCACTTACCAGTTTCCTCATGCAATAAAT CTGTGAAAATTCCTGCACTTCCTGCGGCAGCATCTGGCCAGCTCA GTCTGAATAGCTTGAGCATCGGGTCTCATCTGcgtctcttagccttgacggcTCTTGGAAGCCTCTTTTATACTTAA